In Janibacter alkaliphilus, the following proteins share a genomic window:
- a CDS encoding maltokinase N-terminal cap-like domain-containing protein, which yields MAEIHDVTLTPGKDDLVTAWIGDQRWYAAKGASPRLHRVDSWRLDDPAGEVGIETLVYRDEAGPAPVLYQVPLTYRGAPLAGAEHALVGELEHPALGHRWVYDAPHDEVYVTQLLALLRGRVAAQHGSRSWTEQPEVVGAPHPAWPREPSIGSTQVLRGEQSNTSIIVQPDAEHAGAPAVIVKIFRTLAAGENPDVTLQGALAASGSPVVPASVGHVAGAWQGADGGSEHGQLAFAQEFLPGTTDAWRVVLQELAAGRSFAEAARALGAATAQIHAGLARVMPTTPADAAQVEHLVDAMRRRAAVAAGEVPAIARHEAAVGRVLDAAAAADWPALQRIHGDYHLGQVLDVPGRGWVAIDFEGEPLRPLAERNLPDSPLRDVAGMLRSFDYAGASVTPPAGTDAGAWVAEAQQAFLDGYAQVGDDPRAHPELLAAHVLDKALYEVVYESRNRPTWLHIPTTAIDRTLQEAAP from the coding sequence ATGGCAGAGATCCACGACGTCACCCTCACCCCGGGCAAGGACGACCTGGTCACCGCCTGGATCGGTGACCAGCGCTGGTACGCCGCGAAGGGGGCCAGCCCCCGGCTGCACCGGGTGGACAGCTGGCGCCTGGACGACCCGGCCGGCGAGGTCGGCATCGAGACGCTCGTCTACCGGGACGAGGCCGGCCCGGCGCCGGTGCTCTACCAGGTCCCGCTGACCTACCGGGGCGCCCCGCTGGCCGGTGCCGAGCACGCCCTCGTCGGCGAGCTGGAGCACCCGGCGCTCGGCCACCGCTGGGTCTACGACGCCCCGCACGACGAGGTCTACGTGACCCAGCTGCTGGCGCTGCTGCGCGGGCGGGTGGCCGCCCAGCACGGGTCCCGCTCGTGGACCGAGCAGCCCGAGGTGGTCGGCGCCCCGCACCCCGCCTGGCCGCGCGAGCCGAGCATCGGCAGCACCCAGGTGCTGCGCGGCGAACAGTCCAACACCTCGATCATCGTGCAGCCGGACGCCGAGCACGCCGGAGCGCCCGCGGTGATCGTCAAGATCTTCCGCACCCTGGCCGCCGGGGAGAACCCGGACGTCACGCTGCAGGGGGCGCTGGCCGCCAGCGGCTCCCCGGTGGTGCCGGCCAGCGTCGGTCACGTCGCCGGCGCCTGGCAGGGCGCCGACGGTGGCAGCGAGCACGGACAGCTGGCCTTCGCCCAGGAGTTCCTCCCGGGGACCACCGACGCCTGGCGGGTGGTGCTGCAAGAGCTGGCCGCCGGCCGCTCCTTCGCCGAGGCGGCCCGGGCGCTCGGTGCCGCCACCGCGCAGATCCATGCCGGGCTGGCCCGGGTGATGCCCACCACGCCCGCCGACGCCGCGCAGGTCGAGCACCTCGTCGACGCGATGCGCCGACGGGCCGCGGTGGCGGCCGGCGAGGTGCCGGCGATCGCCCGGCACGAGGCCGCGGTGGGTCGGGTGCTCGATGCGGCGGCGGCCGCCGACTGGCCCGCGCTGCAACGCATCCACGGCGACTACCACCTCGGCCAGGTGCTCGACGTGCCCGGCCGCGGCTGGGTGGCCATCGACTTCGAGGGCGAGCCGCTGCGCCCACTGGCCGAGCGCAACCTGCCGGACAGCCCGCTGCGCGACGTCGCCGGCATGCTGCGCTCCTTCGACTACGCCGGCGCCAGCGTCACCCCGCCCGCCGGCACCGACGCCGGCGCGTGGGTCGCCGAGGCGCAGCAGGCCTTCCTCGACGGCTACGCGCAGGTCGGCGACGACCCGCGCGCCCACCCCGAGCTGCTCGCCGCGCACGTGCTCGACAAGGCCCTCTACGAGGTCGTCTACGAGAGCCGCAACCGCCCCACCTGGCTGCACATCCCGACCACCGCCATCGACCGAACCCTCCAGGAGGCCGCACCATGA
- a CDS encoding alpha-1,4-glucan--maltose-1-phosphate maltosyltransferase: MTTDPAAATTAAEPPPATVGGHVEQAPLSSPPQRPLGRIPVLDVRPCVDHGARPAKAVVGEPFEVTATVFREGHDAVSASVVLTDPDGDERTVTMSCDNPGLSHWVREISADETGLWSYRVEGWSDPWGTWVHDASIKVAADIDAELMLAEGVRVLQRALEEPTRTPSGRQVLRDGIAVLQDETARPSTRLHTVTHGEVAAEMTDHPLRELLSPSADLPLLVERERALVGSWYEIFPRSEGARFDEETGRWISGTLRTAAQRLPAIAAMGFDVVYLTPVHPIGTTARKGPNNTLDASPTDPGSPYAIGSPDGGHDAIHPDLGDFDDFDAFVAAAEAEGLEVALDLALQCSPDHPWVSEHPEWFTTRADGTIAYAENPPKKYQDIYPVNFDKDPAGIYAEVRRVVQVWIDHGVRIFRVDNPHTKPVEFWQWLIDDVAADHPDVIWLAEAFTKPAMMHTLAKVGFQQSYTYFAWRNTAAELTEYGTEVSGEAAAYMRPSFWPTTHDILTPYMQFGGEAAWRLRAALAATMVPTWGIYAGYELMEHVARPGAEEQIDNEKYQLKDRRWADFEPGGAREGESLAGWLTMLNRIRREHPALRRLRNLRFHHVDDENLLAYSKRATTEGGGDGSDDGTADGEDVVLVVANLDPHGTRESTVRLDMPALGLGWDERVEATDLVTGAVWDWGSENYVRLGTDGEPVHVLALRRY, from the coding sequence GTGACGACCGATCCCGCCGCCGCGACGACCGCCGCCGAACCGCCCCCCGCCACCGTCGGCGGGCACGTGGAGCAGGCCCCCCTCTCCTCGCCACCGCAGCGCCCGCTGGGCCGCATCCCGGTGCTCGACGTCCGCCCCTGCGTCGACCACGGGGCCCGGCCGGCCAAGGCCGTCGTCGGTGAGCCCTTCGAGGTGACCGCGACCGTCTTCCGCGAGGGCCACGACGCGGTCAGCGCCTCGGTGGTGCTCACCGATCCCGACGGCGACGAGCGCACCGTGACGATGTCCTGCGACAACCCCGGTCTCTCGCACTGGGTCCGGGAGATCAGCGCGGACGAGACCGGGCTGTGGAGCTACCGGGTCGAGGGCTGGTCCGACCCCTGGGGCACCTGGGTGCACGACGCGTCGATCAAGGTGGCCGCGGACATCGACGCCGAGCTCATGCTCGCCGAGGGCGTGCGGGTGCTGCAGCGCGCGCTGGAGGAGCCCACGCGCACCCCGTCCGGCCGTCAGGTGCTGCGCGACGGCATCGCCGTGCTCCAGGACGAGACCGCGCGCCCGAGCACGCGGCTGCACACGGTCACCCACGGCGAGGTGGCCGCGGAGATGACCGACCACCCGCTGCGCGAGCTGCTCAGCCCGAGCGCCGACCTGCCGCTGCTCGTCGAGCGCGAGCGCGCGCTCGTCGGCTCCTGGTACGAGATCTTCCCGCGCTCCGAGGGCGCCCGCTTCGACGAGGAGACCGGCCGCTGGATCAGCGGCACGCTGCGCACCGCCGCGCAGCGGCTGCCGGCGATCGCCGCGATGGGCTTCGACGTGGTCTACCTGACCCCGGTCCACCCGATCGGCACGACCGCCCGCAAGGGGCCGAACAACACCCTGGACGCCTCCCCCACCGACCCCGGCAGCCCGTACGCGATCGGCTCGCCCGACGGCGGGCACGACGCCATCCACCCCGACCTCGGGGACTTCGACGACTTCGACGCCTTCGTCGCCGCGGCCGAGGCCGAGGGGCTGGAGGTCGCCCTCGACCTGGCGCTGCAGTGCTCCCCCGACCACCCGTGGGTCAGCGAGCACCCGGAGTGGTTCACCACCCGTGCCGACGGCACCATCGCCTACGCCGAGAACCCGCCGAAGAAGTACCAGGACATCTACCCGGTCAACTTCGACAAGGACCCCGCCGGGATCTACGCCGAGGTCCGTCGGGTGGTGCAGGTCTGGATCGACCACGGGGTGCGGATCTTCCGGGTGGACAACCCGCACACCAAGCCGGTCGAGTTCTGGCAGTGGCTCATCGACGACGTCGCCGCCGACCACCCGGACGTCATCTGGCTCGCCGAGGCCTTCACGAAGCCGGCGATGATGCACACCTTGGCGAAGGTCGGCTTCCAGCAGAGCTACACCTACTTCGCCTGGCGCAACACCGCCGCCGAGCTCACCGAGTACGGCACCGAGGTCAGCGGCGAGGCCGCCGCCTACATGCGGCCCAGCTTCTGGCCGACCACCCACGACATCCTCACCCCGTACATGCAGTTCGGCGGCGAGGCCGCGTGGAGGCTGCGGGCGGCGCTGGCCGCGACGATGGTCCCCACCTGGGGCATCTACGCCGGCTACGAGCTCATGGAGCACGTCGCCCGGCCGGGCGCCGAGGAGCAGATCGACAACGAGAAGTACCAGCTCAAGGACCGGCGCTGGGCCGACTTCGAGCCGGGCGGAGCCCGCGAGGGCGAGTCGCTGGCCGGCTGGCTGACCATGCTCAACCGGATCCGGCGGGAGCACCCGGCGCTGCGCCGGCTGCGGAACCTGCGCTTCCACCACGTCGACGACGAGAACCTGCTCGCCTACAGCAAGCGGGCCACCACCGAGGGTGGCGGCGACGGCAGCGACGACGGCACCGCGGACGGCGAGGACGTGGTCCTGGTCGTGGCCAACCTCGACCCGCACGGCACCCGGGAGTCGACGGTGCGCCTGGACATGCCGGCGCTCGGTCTCGGCTGGGACGAGCGGGTGGAGGCCACCGACCTCGTCACCGGTGCCGTCTGGGACTGGGGCAGCGAGAACTACGTGCGCCTCGGCACCGACGGCGAGCCGGTGCACGTGCTCGCCCTGCGGCGGTACTGA
- the glgP gene encoding alpha-glucan family phosphorylase, translating to MKAIRRFSVRPVLPEPIQALGEIATNLRWSWYSPARDLFAGIDPDRWERVHQDPVALLSALSAGELADLAADPGFVARVEEAKADLDAYMSAERWYAGFRAEQQQAPSAIAYFSPEFGITEVLPQYSGGLGILAGDHLKAASDLGVPIVGVGLFYKTGYFKQSLNRDGWQVEDYPVLDPQGLPLHLLREQDGTPCVVTVDMPGGRTLRAHVWRAQVGRVPLLLLDSDVPGNEEALRTVTERLYGGGGEQRLQQEMLLGIGGVRALRLWSRLTGAPAPEVFHTNEGHAGFLGIERISELVQQHGLSFEEAREATRAGTVFTTHTPVPAGIDRFDATLVQLYLGGEQALPGVPTERLLALGAETYEGGDRGVFNMAVMGLRLAGRANGVSQLHGQVSRGMFDGLWPGFDDAEVPITSITNGVHAPTWVDDRVFDLAREHLGGGDLEVSEKWDEIAQVPGERIWATKREMRAQLVADARARLRRSWAKRGASEAELGWTEQVLDPDVLTIGFARRVPTYKRLTLMLRDPERLKRLLTDPERPVQLVIAGKSHPADETGKQLIQQMVRFADEHDVRHRIVFLPNYGIGMAQSLYPGCDVWLNNPLRPFEASGTSGMKAALNGGLNLSILDGWWDEWYDGENGWAIPTADGVHDPDRRDDIEAAALYDLIETQVAPRFYDVDEHGLPQRWLAMLRHTLATLGPKVLATRMVREYVERLYAPAAAGGAAVTVDDFAGARDLAAYEARVHAGWDQVRVEHVEGSLPSDSVEVGQTLHVDAYVHLDGLAPQEVAVQVVAGTAALGTDDLSDWEASPLSLVESYDDGRHKFSGDLTIERTGQFGWTVRVLPRHELLASPATLGLVANA from the coding sequence GTGAAGGCCATCCGTCGTTTCTCCGTCCGCCCCGTCCTGCCCGAGCCGATCCAGGCCCTGGGCGAGATCGCCACCAACCTGCGGTGGAGCTGGTACTCCCCGGCCCGCGACCTCTTCGCCGGCATCGATCCCGATCGCTGGGAGCGGGTGCACCAGGACCCGGTGGCGCTGCTCTCGGCGCTGAGCGCCGGCGAGCTGGCCGACCTGGCGGCCGACCCCGGCTTCGTCGCGCGGGTCGAGGAGGCGAAGGCCGACCTGGACGCCTACATGAGCGCCGAGCGCTGGTACGCCGGCTTCCGCGCCGAGCAGCAGCAGGCCCCCTCGGCGATCGCCTACTTCAGCCCCGAGTTCGGCATCACCGAGGTGCTGCCGCAGTACTCCGGCGGGCTGGGCATCCTCGCCGGCGACCACCTCAAGGCCGCCTCCGACCTCGGGGTGCCGATCGTCGGGGTGGGGCTGTTCTACAAGACCGGCTACTTCAAGCAGAGCCTCAACCGGGACGGCTGGCAGGTCGAGGACTACCCGGTGCTCGACCCGCAGGGCCTGCCGCTGCACCTGCTCCGCGAGCAGGACGGCACCCCCTGCGTCGTCACCGTGGACATGCCTGGCGGCCGCACCCTGCGCGCGCACGTATGGCGCGCCCAGGTCGGCCGGGTGCCGCTGCTGCTGCTGGACTCCGACGTGCCCGGCAACGAGGAGGCGCTGCGCACCGTCACCGAGCGGCTCTACGGCGGCGGCGGCGAGCAGCGGCTGCAGCAGGAGATGCTCCTCGGCATCGGCGGGGTGCGGGCGCTGCGGCTGTGGTCGCGGCTGACCGGCGCCCCGGCACCGGAGGTCTTCCACACCAACGAGGGCCACGCCGGCTTCCTCGGCATCGAGCGGATCAGCGAGCTCGTGCAGCAGCACGGGCTGAGCTTCGAGGAGGCCCGCGAGGCCACCCGCGCCGGCACCGTCTTCACCACGCACACCCCGGTCCCGGCCGGCATCGACCGCTTCGACGCCACCCTCGTCCAGCTCTACCTCGGCGGCGAGCAGGCGCTGCCCGGCGTGCCCACCGAGCGGCTGCTGGCCCTCGGCGCCGAGACCTACGAGGGCGGCGACCGCGGCGTCTTCAACATGGCCGTCATGGGGCTGCGCCTGGCCGGCCGCGCGAACGGCGTCTCCCAGCTGCACGGCCAGGTCAGCCGCGGCATGTTCGACGGGCTGTGGCCCGGCTTCGACGACGCCGAGGTGCCGATCACCTCGATCACCAACGGCGTGCACGCCCCGACGTGGGTCGACGACCGGGTCTTCGACCTGGCCCGCGAGCACCTCGGCGGGGGCGACCTCGAGGTCTCCGAGAAGTGGGACGAGATCGCCCAGGTGCCGGGGGAGCGGATCTGGGCGACGAAGCGGGAGATGCGTGCCCAGCTCGTGGCCGACGCCCGGGCGCGGCTGCGCCGCAGCTGGGCCAAGCGCGGCGCCAGCGAGGCCGAGCTCGGCTGGACCGAGCAGGTGCTCGACCCGGACGTGCTGACCATCGGCTTCGCCCGGCGGGTGCCGACCTACAAGCGGCTGACCCTCATGCTGCGCGACCCGGAGCGGCTCAAGCGCCTGCTGACCGACCCCGAGCGACCGGTGCAGCTGGTCATCGCCGGCAAGTCGCACCCGGCCGACGAGACCGGCAAGCAGCTCATCCAGCAGATGGTCCGCTTCGCCGACGAGCACGACGTGCGTCACCGGATCGTCTTCCTGCCCAACTACGGGATCGGCATGGCCCAGTCGCTCTACCCGGGCTGCGACGTCTGGCTGAACAACCCGCTGCGCCCCTTCGAGGCGTCCGGCACCTCGGGGATGAAGGCGGCGCTCAACGGCGGGCTCAACCTCTCCATCCTCGACGGCTGGTGGGACGAGTGGTACGACGGCGAGAACGGCTGGGCGATCCCCACCGCGGACGGCGTGCACGACCCGGACCGTCGTGACGACATCGAGGCGGCCGCGCTCTACGACCTCATCGAGACCCAGGTCGCCCCGCGCTTCTACGACGTCGACGAGCACGGCCTGCCGCAGCGCTGGCTGGCGATGCTGCGGCACACCCTGGCCACCCTCGGCCCGAAGGTGCTGGCCACCCGGATGGTCCGCGAGTACGTCGAGCGGCTCTACGCCCCGGCCGCCGCGGGCGGTGCCGCCGTCACCGTCGACGACTTCGCCGGGGCCCGCGACCTGGCCGCCTACGAGGCGCGGGTGCACGCCGGCTGGGACCAGGTGCGGGTCGAGCACGTCGAGGGCAGCCTGCCCAGCGACAGCGTCGAGGTCGGTCAGACCCTGCACGTCGACGCCTACGTCCACCTCGACGGGCTGGCCCCGCAGGAGGTGGCGGTGCAGGTCGTGGCCGGCACCGCCGCGCTGGGCACCGACGACCTCTCCGACTGGGAGGCGAGCCCGCTGAGCCTGGTGGAGTCCTACGACGACGGCCGGCACAAGTTCTCCGGCGACCTGACCATCGAGCGGACCGGCCAGTTCGGCTGGACCGTGCGGGTGCTGCCCCGGCACGAGCTGCTCGCCTCGCCGGCGACGCTCGGGCTGGTCGCCAACGCCTGA
- a CDS encoding maleylpyruvate isomerase family mycothiol-dependent enzyme, with protein sequence MRDAVPDRVAGLEVELDRIAGLLAPLDEPGWQRPVPACPGWSVSDLVGHLGGIHRWVVVAVRDGHGRDAPPAPPAQRLADWFDVGARELRAELAVDPQAPAWSFHPPLQVVAFWQRRQLHEHVVHRVDLEQALGLPVTPVPAEVAADGLAEVVEVFLPRRLGSGRLDPLPAAIALRCTDTGDRVVLGDGEPAAELSGAAADLYLALWKRRGSEGLVWSGDAALGRQVFAMPLSS encoded by the coding sequence GTGCGCGACGCCGTGCCGGACCGGGTGGCCGGTCTCGAGGTCGAGCTGGACCGGATCGCCGGTCTGCTCGCCCCCCTGGACGAGCCCGGCTGGCAGCGGCCCGTGCCCGCCTGCCCCGGCTGGTCGGTGAGCGACCTCGTCGGGCACCTCGGCGGCATCCACCGCTGGGTGGTGGTCGCGGTGCGCGACGGGCACGGGCGGGACGCCCCGCCGGCGCCACCGGCGCAGCGGCTCGCCGACTGGTTCGACGTCGGCGCCCGCGAGCTGCGCGCCGAGCTGGCCGTGGACCCGCAGGCGCCGGCGTGGAGCTTCCACCCGCCGCTGCAGGTGGTCGCCTTCTGGCAGCGGCGCCAGCTGCACGAGCACGTCGTGCACCGGGTCGACCTGGAGCAGGCGCTCGGCCTGCCGGTCACGCCGGTGCCGGCCGAGGTGGCCGCGGACGGCCTGGCCGAGGTGGTGGAGGTCTTCCTGCCGCGGCGGCTGGGCTCCGGGCGCCTGGATCCGCTGCCGGCGGCGATCGCGCTGCGCTGCACCGACACCGGCGACCGGGTCGTCCTCGGCGACGGCGAGCCGGCGGCCGAGCTCAGCGGCGCGGCGGCCGACCTCTACCTGGCGCTGTGGAAGCGGCGGGGGAGCGAGGGCCTGGTCTGGTCGGGCGACGCCGCCCTGGGCCGGCAGGTCTTCGCCATGCCGCTCAGCAGCTGA
- the glgX gene encoding glycogen debranching protein GlgX produces MPPAAPETDAQPLPRCPAPGVTPVAGGADVAVHAPDASSVWLTTQDALGREHRHRLPRRREGWWFGHVPGLAAGTRYGLRADGPWAPERGHRFNPAKLLLDPYARAIDGGVRLTPAVYGHVVDDAGRGDHRVRSDLDSAPDTPRAVVVDLAAVDRPAQEPERSAPASAPRHPADELVIYEAHVVELTRRLPAVPEQLRGTYAALGHPATIAHLRELGVTALELLPVHAFAHEPHLVRRGLTNHWGYTTLGFFAPHQPYSATPEDPQATVRELQDAIAALHAAGIEVLLDVVYNHTAEQGVDGTTLSWRGLSAARSYRLDERGRDIDVTGCGNTLDLTDTATQRMVLDSLRHWVTRYGVDGFRFDLAVALARGAHEDFERQHSFLTALRTDPVLSQVRLIAEPWDIGPHGWRTGQFPPPFAEWNDRYRDAVRTFWLTDAAARARGERGGHGMGELATRLAGSHDLFGGHDRGPEASVSFVTAHDGFTLADLTAYDHKHNEANGEDGRDGSDHDLSWNHGVEGPTDDPSVLAARRRTARGMLGTLLLSTGTPMIASGDEIGRTTDGNNNPYAQANALSWLDWDLDQPRRDLLATTAHLTRLRRELPVLRRRAGWSAGGDSDGAGSDLSWFDEHGAPMTTSAWEQADRRTLQLVLDGRPLGHRSALLVLHGGPHDATLTLPPVPGASGWVLEWDSAWESPGGRRTGEILSPRAEPVGAASLRLYSAAG; encoded by the coding sequence ATGCCGCCCGCCGCACCCGAGACCGACGCCCAGCCGCTGCCGCGCTGCCCCGCCCCCGGGGTCACCCCGGTGGCCGGCGGCGCCGACGTCGCGGTGCACGCGCCGGACGCGAGCAGCGTGTGGCTGACCACTCAGGACGCCCTCGGCCGGGAGCACCGCCACCGCCTCCCCCGGCGCCGGGAGGGCTGGTGGTTCGGGCACGTCCCCGGACTGGCGGCGGGCACCCGCTACGGGCTGCGCGCCGACGGCCCGTGGGCACCGGAGCGCGGGCACCGGTTCAACCCGGCGAAGCTGCTGCTCGACCCCTACGCGCGGGCGATCGACGGCGGCGTGCGGCTCACCCCCGCGGTCTACGGGCACGTCGTCGACGACGCCGGGCGCGGCGACCACCGGGTGCGCAGCGACCTCGACTCGGCGCCCGACACCCCGCGGGCGGTGGTGGTCGATCTCGCGGCTGTCGACCGCCCGGCCCAGGAGCCCGAGAGATCTGCACCTGCATCTGCACCGCGGCACCCGGCGGACGAGCTCGTCATCTACGAGGCGCACGTCGTCGAGCTGACCCGTCGGCTGCCGGCGGTGCCGGAGCAGCTGCGCGGCACCTACGCCGCTCTGGGGCACCCGGCGACGATCGCGCACCTGCGCGAGCTCGGGGTCACCGCGCTGGAGCTGCTGCCGGTGCACGCCTTCGCCCACGAGCCGCACCTCGTGCGCCGCGGGCTGACCAACCACTGGGGCTACACGACGCTGGGCTTCTTCGCCCCGCACCAGCCGTACTCGGCCACGCCCGAGGACCCGCAGGCGACGGTACGCGAGCTGCAGGACGCGATCGCCGCGCTGCACGCCGCCGGCATCGAGGTGCTGCTCGACGTGGTCTACAACCACACCGCCGAGCAGGGGGTCGACGGGACCACGCTCTCCTGGCGCGGTCTGTCCGCGGCCCGCAGCTATCGCCTCGACGAGAGGGGCCGGGACATCGACGTCACCGGCTGCGGCAACACCCTCGACCTCACCGACACCGCGACCCAGCGGATGGTGCTGGACTCGCTGCGGCACTGGGTGACCCGTTACGGCGTCGACGGCTTCCGCTTCGACCTCGCCGTGGCGCTGGCCCGCGGCGCGCACGAGGACTTCGAGCGGCAGCACTCCTTCCTCACCGCGCTGCGCACCGATCCGGTGCTCTCCCAGGTGCGGCTCATCGCCGAGCCCTGGGACATCGGTCCGCACGGCTGGCGCACCGGGCAGTTCCCGCCGCCCTTCGCCGAGTGGAACGACCGCTACCGGGACGCGGTGCGCACCTTCTGGCTGACCGACGCCGCCGCGCGGGCGCGCGGCGAGCGCGGCGGGCACGGGATGGGCGAGCTGGCCACCCGGCTGGCCGGCAGCCACGACCTCTTCGGCGGGCACGACCGCGGGCCGGAGGCCTCGGTGAGCTTCGTGACCGCGCACGACGGCTTCACCCTGGCCGACCTCACCGCCTACGACCACAAGCACAACGAGGCCAACGGCGAGGACGGCCGGGACGGCAGCGACCACGACCTGTCCTGGAACCACGGCGTCGAGGGCCCCACCGACGACCCGTCGGTGCTCGCCGCCCGGCGCCGCACCGCCCGCGGGATGCTCGGCACCCTGCTGCTATCCACCGGCACCCCGATGATCGCCTCCGGCGACGAGATCGGGCGCACCACCGACGGCAACAACAACCCCTACGCCCAGGCGAACGCGCTCAGCTGGCTCGACTGGGACCTCGACCAGCCGCGCCGCGACCTGCTCGCCACCACGGCCCACCTGACCCGGCTGCGCCGCGAGCTGCCGGTGCTGCGCCGACGGGCCGGCTGGTCGGCCGGCGGCGACAGCGACGGCGCCGGCAGCGACCTGTCCTGGTTCGACGAGCACGGCGCACCGATGACGACGAGCGCCTGGGAGCAGGCCGATCGCCGCACCCTGCAGCTCGTCCTCGACGGCCGGCCGCTCGGTCACCGCAGCGCGCTGCTCGTGCTGCACGGCGGGCCGCACGACGCGACCCTGACCCTCCCGCCGGTGCCCGGCGCGAGCGGCTGGGTGCTGGAGTGGGACAGCGCCTGGGAGTCGCCGGGCGGGCGACGCACCGGGGAGATCCTCTCGCCGCGCGCGGAGCCGGTGGGCGCGGCCAGCCTGCGTCTCTACTCCGCCGCGGGCTGA
- a CDS encoding T3SS (YopN, CesT) and YbjN peptide-binding chaperone 1 yields the protein MSDPTSLPNFSPQPGEGDGAEPPAEAPLKQRVKDALVELGLEASIDTDGDVSFTFEGQQLFVRCADDESNVLRVFGQWALEDPVPTDETERLRVCNDLNVAFNLVKAAVANDTLLVTSEHILPRGADVRGLLGLSVPLVLQGVQLWHQRATGQDLAEAVEEARAADDAAQGGAADGQNGQGPGA from the coding sequence ATGAGCGATCCCACCAGCCTGCCCAACTTCTCCCCGCAGCCCGGCGAGGGCGACGGCGCCGAGCCGCCGGCCGAGGCCCCGCTGAAGCAGCGGGTCAAGGACGCCCTCGTCGAGCTCGGCCTGGAGGCGAGCATCGACACCGACGGCGACGTCTCCTTCACCTTCGAGGGGCAGCAGCTCTTCGTGCGGTGCGCCGACGACGAGTCCAACGTGCTGCGGGTCTTCGGCCAGTGGGCCCTGGAGGACCCGGTGCCGACCGACGAGACCGAGCGGCTGCGGGTGTGCAACGACCTCAACGTCGCCTTCAACCTCGTCAAGGCGGCCGTGGCCAACGACACCCTGCTGGTGACCAGCGAGCACATCCTGCCGCGCGGCGCCGACGTGCGCGGCCTGCTCGGGCTCTCCGTGCCGCTGGTGCTCCAGGGCGTGCAGCTGTGGCACCAGCGGGCCACCGGTCAGGACCTGGCCGAGGCCGTCGAGGAGGCCCGCGCGGCCGACGACGCCGCCCAGGGCGGTGCGGCCGACGGTCAGAACGGGCAGGGCCCGGGCGCATGA
- a CDS encoding enoyl-CoA hydratase/isomerase family protein, protein MSELVRLEVEDGIGVIRLDRPKMNALNAELQRGLGEAAAEAGRRDDVAAVILYGGEKVFAAGADIVEMSEMSYAEMAEHSRLLQGFTRDLAAIPKPTVAAIAGFALGGGCEVALCCDFRIAGSNAKLGQPEILLGVIPGAGGTQRLARLVGPAKAKDLIYTGRFVDAQEAQQIGLVDRVVEPDQVLAAAQEMMAPFVGGPALALRAAKQAVDSGLEVDLQTGLEIERSLFAGLFATNDQKAGMRSFMENGPGKATFDGT, encoded by the coding sequence ATGAGCGAGCTGGTCCGCCTGGAGGTCGAGGACGGCATCGGGGTCATCCGCCTCGACCGGCCGAAGATGAACGCCCTCAACGCCGAGCTGCAGCGCGGCCTCGGCGAGGCGGCCGCGGAGGCCGGCCGGCGCGACGACGTCGCCGCGGTGATCCTCTACGGCGGCGAGAAGGTCTTCGCCGCCGGCGCCGACATCGTCGAGATGTCCGAGATGTCCTACGCCGAGATGGCCGAGCACAGCCGGCTGCTGCAGGGCTTCACCCGCGACTTGGCGGCCATCCCCAAGCCGACCGTGGCGGCGATCGCCGGCTTCGCGCTCGGCGGCGGCTGCGAGGTCGCGCTCTGCTGCGACTTCCGGATCGCCGGGAGCAACGCCAAGCTCGGCCAGCCGGAGATCCTCCTCGGGGTCATCCCTGGCGCCGGCGGCACCCAGCGGCTGGCCCGCCTGGTGGGTCCGGCCAAGGCCAAGGACCTCATCTACACCGGCCGATTCGTCGACGCCCAGGAGGCGCAGCAGATCGGGCTGGTGGACCGGGTCGTCGAGCCCGACCAGGTGCTCGCCGCGGCGCAGGAGATGATGGCGCCCTTCGTCGGTGGTCCGGCGCTGGCGCTGCGCGCTGCCAAGCAGGCCGTCGACAGCGGCCTCGAGGTGGACCTGCAGACCGGGCTGGAGATCGAGCGCTCCCTCTTCGCCGGGCTCTTCGCCACCAACGACCAGAAGGCCGGGATGCGCAGCTTCATGGAGAACGGCCCCGGCAAGGCCACCTTCGACGGCACCTGA